Proteins from one Rosa chinensis cultivar Old Blush chromosome 7, RchiOBHm-V2, whole genome shotgun sequence genomic window:
- the LOC112177093 gene encoding LOW QUALITY PROTEIN: receptor-like protein kinase 7 (The sequence of the model RefSeq protein was modified relative to this genomic sequence to represent the inferred CDS: inserted 1 base in 1 codon; deleted 2 bases in 1 codon) has translation MPLPKNHHLHLHLLFFLFLFLLSNAVAADELQILLKLKSSLQDSNAQLFATWDSTANSFCTFTGITCNNVGSVREIDLSHQKLSGSLPLDSICQLPSLEKLAFGSNFLHGTITEDLRNCTNLKYLDLGNNLFAGSFPDISSLSQLEHLHLNHSVFSGIFPWTCLTNMTGLIRLSLGDNPFDPSPFPKEVVTLKKLEWLYLSNCSIQGTIPSEIGNLVELINLELSGNNMPGEIPAEIGQLTKLWQLELYANRFTGKLPFGLRNLINLENFDASTNFLEGDLNELGFLTNLVSLQLSKNNFSGNVPEEFGEFKKLVSLCLYANKLTGPLPQKLGSWSKMDYIDVSENFLTGTIPPDMCNKGTMKKLLMLQNKLTGEIPANYAKCTTLTRFRVNNNSLSGVVPAGLWGLPNVAIIDITLNQIEGPITSDIGNAKKLAQLFVSYNRLSGELPDELSKSTSLVSVVLNNNQFSGKIPAKIGDLKQLSTLYLQSNLLSSSIPKSLGSCSYLSDLNMANNSLSGKIPSSLGSLPTLNSLDLSHNQLSGKIPESLASLRLSMLDLSHNRLTGAVPESLSITAYNGSLSGNPGLCSMDITYFPRCSPEKEMSNDVRTLIICFSVGTAILFVSLICFLLLKRKEKDQDRSLKEESWDVKSFHVITFSEDEILDSITQENLIGKGGSGDVYKVSLANGKELAVKHIWNTDSSGRKMFKSTTPMRGRRGSGSSKSKEFDAEVQTLSSIRHVNVVKLFCSITSEDSSLLVYEYLPNGSLWDRLHMCEKTKLDWDARYEIAVGAAKGLGYLHHGCERLVIHRDVKSSNILLDESLKPRIADFGLAKMVQPNAIKDSTHVVAGTHGYIAPEYGYTYKVNEKSDVYSFGVVLMELVTGKNXIDPSFGDNKDLVNWICGNLKGRESVLGVVDSYIPEAYREEAIKVLRIAILCTARLPELRPSMRSVVQMLEEAEPMKLLDIVISKDGSSKKMEVHEGTEE, from the exons ATGCCATTACCCAAAAACCAccacctccatctccacctcctcttcttcctcttcctcttcctcctctccaaCGCCGTCGCAGCAGACGAGCTTCAAATCCTACTAAAACTCAAATCCTCCCTCCAAGACTCCAACGCCCAACTCTTCGCCACATGGGACTCCACCGCCAATTCGTTTTGCACCTTCACCGGAATCACCTGCAACAACGTCGGTTCGGTTCGAGAAATCGATCTTTCGCACCAGAAGCTGTCGGGGTCTCTTCCGTTGGACTCGATATGCCAACTTCCATCATTAGAAAAGCTCGCTTTCGGGTCCAATTTCCTGCACGGGACAATCACGGAGGACTTGAGAAACTGTACGAATTTGAAGTACCTGGATTTGGGGAACAACTTGTTCGCGGGTTCATTCCCTGACATATCTTCCTTGTCCCAACTGGAGCATCTTCATTTAAACCACAGCGTGTTTTCGGGGATTTTCCCGTGGACTTGCCTCACCAACATGACTGGTCTGATTCGTTTGAGCTTGGGTGACAACCCGTTTGATCCGAGCCCGTTTCCAAAGGAAGTAGTAACTCTTAAGAAGCTCGAGTGGCTCTACTTATCAAACTGCAGCATCCAAGGAACGATACCAAGCGAAATCGGGAACTTGGTCGAGCTTATCAACCTGGAGCTGTCAGGTAACAACATGCCCGGAGAAATTCCGGCCGAGATTGGACAGCTCACCAAGCTCTGGCAGCTGGAGCTCTACGCCAACAGGTTCACCGGAAAACTTCCTTTCGGGCTAAGAAACCTCATCAATCTCGAGAACTTCGATGCTTCCACGAATTTTCTAGAAGGCGATTTGAACGAGTTGGGGTTTCTGACCAATTTGGTTTCTCTGCAGCTGTCTAAGAACAATTTTTCAGGCAATGTACCGGAAGAATTCGGCGAGTTCAAGAAGCTTGTGAGTCTGTGTTTGTACGCTAACAAGCTGACCGGTCCTCTGCCTCAGAAATTGGGGTCTTGGTCGAAGATGGACTACATCGATGTGTCGGAGAATTTCTTGACCGGGACTATTCCGCCGGACATGTGCAACAAAGGGACGATGAAGAAGCTGCTCATGCTTCAGAACAAGTTGACCGGCGAAATTCCGGCAAACTACGCGAAGTGCACGACGCTGACCCGGTTCAGGGTCAACAACAACTCCCTCTCCGGTGTAGTTCCGGCTGGACTTTGGGGATTGCCGAATGTGGCAATCATTGACATCACTTTGAATCAAATTGAAGGTCCGATTACTTCCGATATCGGAAACGCCAAGAAGCTTGCGCAGTTGTTTGTGAGTTACAATCGGTTATCTGGTGAATTACCGGACGAGCTTTCGAAGTCAACTTCGTTGGTTTCGGTTGTGTTGAATAACAATCAGTTTTCCGGTAAGATTCCGGCGAAGATAGGGGACTTGAAGCAATTGAGTACCCTGTATTTACAGAGCAACTTGTTGTCTTCTTCAATTCCCAAGTCATTAGGAAGCTGTAGTTACCTGAGTGACTTGAACATGGCAAACAACTCGCTTTCCGGTAAAATCCCGTCATCTTTGGGCTCTTTGCCTACCTTGAATTCTTTGGATTTGTCTCACAATCAACTCTCCGGTAAAATCCCGGAAAGTCTGGCATCTCTGAGACTAAGCATGCTTGATCTTTCGCATAACAGACTGACCGGTGCCGTACCGGAATCTCTCTCGATTACAGCCTACAACGGCAGCCTTTCCGGTAACCCGGGTCTCTGCAGCATGGACATCACCTACTTCCCACGGTGCTCGCCAGAAAAGGAAATGTCCAACGATGTCAGGACACTCATTATTTGCTTCTCAGTGGGTACAgcaattttgtttgtttcactCATTTGCTTCTTGCTCTTAAAGAGGAAGGAGAAAGATCAAGACCGTTCATTGAAGGAAGAATCTTGGGATGTAAAGTCTTTCCATGTAATAACCTTCAGTGAGGATGAGATTCTTGATTCCATTACTCAAGAGAATCTAATTGGAAAAGGAGGTTCTGGAGATGTCTACAAAGTGTCACTAGCCAATGGCAAAGAACTCGCCGTGAAGCACATATGGAACACTGATTCAAGCGGCCGGAAAATGTTCAAGAGCACCACACCGATGCGAGGGAGACGGGGCAGTGGTAGTTCGAAATCGAAGGAATTTGATGCTGAGGTGCAGACGTTGAGCTCAATAAGGCATGTGAATGTGGTGAAGCTGTTCTGCAGCATTACTAGTGAGGACTCGAGCCTTTTGGTCTACGAGTACTTACCGAATGGAAGCTTGTGGGATCGGCTGCACATGTGTGAGAAAACGAAGCTTGATTGGGACGCAAGGTATGAGATTGCAGTCGGAGCAGCCAAAGGGTTGGGGTATCTGCACCATGGCTGTGAGAGGCTAGTGATTCATAGAGATGTCAAGTCCAGTAACATTTTGTTAGACGAGTCTTTGAAGCCCCGGATTGCGGATTTTGGGCTTGCCAAGATGGTTCAGCCTAATGCAATCAAGGACTCGACTCATGTTGTTGCTGGAACACACGGTTACATAGCTCCTG AATATGGTTACACCTACAAGGTGAATGAGAAGAGCGATGTGTATAGCTTCGGTGTAGTACTAATGGAGCTAGTGACCGGGAAAA CGATAGATCCATCATTTGGGGACAACAAGGACCTAGTGAACTGGATATGTGGCAACCTGAAGGGTAGAGAGAGTGTGTTAGGTGTGGTGGACTCATACATTCCTGAGGCATATAGAGAAGAGGCTATCAAGGTATTGAGAATTGCAATTCTATGCACAGCTAGGCTTCCAGAGCTAAGACCTTCCATGAGAAGTGTCGTTCAAATGCTTGAAGAAGCT GAGCCAATGAAATTGCTGGACATTGTTATCAGCAAAGATGGTTCTAGTAAGAAAATGGAAGTACATGAGGGAACAGAGGAGTGA
- the LOC112177829 gene encoding uncharacterized protein LOC112177829, with the protein MEDLCNLDSFWGQKSDATGKIGLLPEQKMTGALRMLAYGAAADQCDEITRMGASTALKCLKKFCRQVEFLYSGWFLRPPNSADLYRLLNRGQRRGFPGMIGSIDCMHWEGKNCPTGWTGAFSGRKGRPTIILEAVASYDTHI; encoded by the coding sequence ATGGAGGATCTTTGCAACCTTGATAGTTTTTGGGGGCAAAAATCAGATGCCACTGGAAAAATTGGATTGCTTCCCGAACAAAAAATGACAGGTGCCCTGAGAATGCTTGCGTACGGTGCAGCTGCTGATCAATGTGATGAAATCACTAGAATGGGAGCTTCTACAGCGCTAAAATGTCTGAAGAAGTTCTGTAGGCAAGTCGAGTTTCTTTACTCTGGGTGGTTCCTTCGTCCTCCAAATTCTGCTGACTTATATAGGCTTCTCAATAGAGGACAACGCCGTGGGTTTCCAGGAATGATTGGGAGCATCGATTGCATGCATTGGGAGGGGAAGAATTGCCCAACTGGATGGACTGGAGCTTTCTCGGGTCGAAAGGGTAGACCAACTATTATTCTTGAAGCTGTGGCGTCTTACGATACGCATATATGA